A part of Aegilops tauschii subsp. strangulata cultivar AL8/78 chromosome 2, Aet v6.0, whole genome shotgun sequence genomic DNA contains:
- the LOC109749602 gene encoding putative disease resistance protein RGA1: MALAIFNEYAGVLSNVNACREFFSWTASVITATRSLRNTSELPNEDKTEEQIERLKDDLWKLETTLPKMLDLIDRVEYQSHKKQAADLLPHIKNAVFEAEDLLDELDYDALRWKLECSKNLGPDQLHDTCLGFYDSVRSNGYIRKVNRVQKNLDHVHKQSMEMGLHQAQLKFDKSVRPETTSSFNEGKMLGRKKELKKLVETLGVRAPKRERTESKARMTELPVLSIVGMGGVGKTTMAQHICKDTNVKTDFGPQNIIWTCVSDDFDIKRLTKEIIEHLGGDASSNNLNVLERKLKGCVKSKKFLLVLDDMWDDVLKDHGVGWNSFCASLKYGAEGSRILVTTRSPEVAKLVSLMNIYELKGLQAGVFWDLFKSCTFGSTNACNNRESLECIGEKIVPKLKGSPLAAKTIGRLLRMDLSTTHWKNIMESELWQLEQTETDILPALRLSYMYLPQKLKRGFSICAMFPKDHKFVKDFLADIWIAQGYASGPKEASLCFDALANRSFFQKASPHSVKYVIHDLMHDTAQLVSKDECFIIKHASDLDKVPSKVRHLSIFTNGDVKCSELKSICSKKNLRSLVCDESYSKSKDFEPVVNYWFKELLKIRVLSFKLSKGGQLPESMGNSKHLRYLGLHGSCTLSTFPSSVCHLHHLKVIDCRSCVIERFPPGFSDILSLEKINSKGLSYNKDNSGKLCLKWRCMKTMENQIEMLPHWKLQHLNVDFYGGESCPSWLQPNLLPRLSFLGFYMCHHLKSIPFLFPLERSLDNTACSNNVNRLEELIIMGCSRINWQGSVVLPTSLRKLVLHNSGYSMDHLVSRFLDLTSLTFLYIKNCESLTSIPLHVWRSNLPSLEELDIRSCENLSSIVSEASTSSSSVTGFSSLAKIRIERCCKLLTFDELLKPDCVPAVKIVAVSDCRMLMSLSVDRLDWLQTLEISDCYFKLNSQRVMIIPSSLKQLYLSTCDGIESINLANSQLGSSPLLEVLSIKNCRGLKSIGGAAAVDKIKKVNIQECPELNEIQQPLCRWYVQ; encoded by the coding sequence ATGGCTTTGGCAATATTCAATGAGTATGCTGGGGTCCTTTCCAACGTCAATGCATGTCGTGAATTCTTCAGTTGGACGGCATCAGTTATAACGGCCACTCGTTCTTTACGGAACACCTCAGAGTTGCCAAATGAAGACAAGACTGAAGAGCAAATTGAGCGGTTGAAGGATGATCTTTGGAAGCTGGAGACAACATTGCCCAAGATGCTTGACCTCATTGATCGGGTCGAGTACCAAAGCCATAAGAAACAAGCGGCTGATCTCCTCCCGCATATTAAGAATGCAGTCTTCGAAGCGGAGGACCTGCTTGATGAGCTTGATTATGACGCACTCAGGTGGAAACTTGAGTGCAGCAAGAATTTGGGGCCAGATCAATTGCATGATACCTGTCTGGGATTCTACGACAGTGTCAGATCCAATGGCTACATCAGAAAAGTCAACAGAGTTCAGAAAAACCTAGATCATGTCCATAAGCAGTCCATGGAAATGGGCTTGCACCAAGCACAACTGAAGTTTGATAAATCAGTTAGGCCAGAAACAACTTCCAGCTTTAATGAGGGAAAAATGCTTGGTCGCAAAAAAGAATTGAAGAAGTTGGTTGAAACACTAGGAGTTCGTGCCCCAAAGAGGGAAAGGACTGAAAGCAAAGCAAGAATGACAGAGTTGCCTGTTTTGTCAATTGTTGGGATGGGAGGTGTTGGAAAGACAACAATGGCCCAACACATATGCAAGGATACAAATGTAAAGACAGATTTTGGCCCCCAAAATATAATTTGGACATGTGTTTCAGATGACTTTGACATTAAAAGGTTAACGAAAGAGATTATAGAGCACCTGGGAGGTGATGCGTCATCTAATAATCTGAATGTTCTTGAGAGAAAACTAAAAGGCTGTGTCAAGTCCAAAAAGTTTTTACTTGTCCTTGATGACATGtgggatgatgtcttgaaggatCATGGGGTGGGATGGAACAGTTTTTGTGCATCTTTGAAATATGGTGCTGAAGGAAGTAGGATTTTGGTCACCACTAGATCTCCCGAGGTTGCTAAGCTAGTTAGCCTTATGAATATTTACGAGTTAAAGGGCTTACAAGCTGGGGTATTCTGGGATTTATTCAAATCTTGCACATTTGGATCCACAAATGCTTGCAACAACCGGGAGTCATTGGAGTGCATTGGTGAAAAAATTGTTCCAAAGCTGAAGGGCTCCCCATTGGCTGCCAAGACTATTGGACGCTTGCTGAGAATGGATCTAAGTACAACACATTGGAAAAATATAATGGAAAGTGAACTCTGGCAACTTGAACAAACGGAGACTGATATTCTGCCAGCCCTTCGACTGAGCTATATGTACCTACCACAGAAATTGAAGAGAGGCTTCTCAATTTGTGCAATGTTTCCCAAGGATCACAaatttgtgaaggattttctaGCTGATATTTGGATTGCACAAGGATATGCGTCAGGGCCCAAAGAAGCATCACTGTGCTTTGATGCCCTTGCAAATCGTTCATTCTTTCAGAAAGCATCGCCGCATAGTGTTAAGTATGTCATTCATGATCTGATGCATGATACGGCACAACTAGTCTCAAAGGATGAGTGCTTCATTATAAAGCATGCTAGTGACCTTGATAAAGTTCCTTCAAAAGTCCGTCATCTGTCAATATTCACAAACGGAGATGTTAAGTGTTCTGAATTGAAGAGCATATGTAGCAAGAAAAATTTGAGGTCTCTAGTGTGTGATGAATCATATagcaaatcaaaagattttgagCCTGTGGTAAACTATTGGTTCAAGGAACTATTGAAAATCCGTGTATTGAGTTTTAAACTTTCCAAAGGAGGACAGCTACCTGAGAGCATGGGCAACTCAAAGCATCTGCGTTACCTAGGTTTACATGGAAGTTGTACTTTGAGCACATTCCCTTCATCAGTTTGCCATCTGCATCATCTCAAAGTTATAGACTGTCGCAGCTGTGTGATTGAAAGGTTTCCTCCAGGCTTCAGTGATATCCTCAGCTTAGAGAAAATTAATTCAAAGGGGCTTTCTTATAACAAGGACAACTCTGGCAAGCTCTGCCTAAAATGGCGCTGTATGAAGACGATGGAAAATCAGATCGAAATGTTACCTCACTGGAAGCtccaacatttgaatgtagactTTTACGGAGGCGAATCTTGTCCTAGCTGGCTCCAGCCCAACCTTCTACCAAGGCTAAGTTTCCTTGGATTTTATATGTGTCACCACTTGAAGAGCATTCCATTTTTATTCCCGTTAGAGAGGTCACTTGACAATACAGCATGTTCAAACAACGTCAATCGTCTTGAAGAGTTGATCATAATGGGTTGTAGTCGAATCAATTGGCAAGGCTCGGTGGTCTTACCTACTTCTCTTAGAAAGCTAGTCCTTCATAATTCGGGCTATTCCATGGATCACTTGGTGAGCCGCTTCCTTGACCTCACTTCCCTCACTTTTTTATATATAAAGAACTGTGAATCCTTAACATCTATTCCCCTGCACGTGTGGAGAAGCAATCTTCCATCTCTGGAGGAACTAGATATTCGTTCTTGTGAAAACCTTTCTTCAATAGTCTCTGAAGCAAGTACCAGCAGCAGCAGTGTTACAGGATTCTCATCTCTTGCTAAGATACGTATTGAGAGGTGCTGCAAATTATTGACCTTTGATGAATTGCTGAAGCCAGATTGTGTACCTGCTGTGAAGATCGTCGCGGTTTCCGATTGTAGAATGTTGATGTCCCTCTCTGTTGATAGGCTCGACTGGTTGCAGACTCTGGAGATTTCAGATTGCTATTTCAAGTTGAATTCGCAGAGGGTAATGATAATACCATCCTCTCTTAAGCAGCTCTATTTGTCGACTTGTGACGGCATAGAATCCATCAACCTCGCGAATAGCCAGTTGGGAAGTTCTCCATTACTGGAGGTACTTAGCATTAAGAACTGTCGAGGCCTCAAGTCCATTGGTGGTGCAGCAGCTGTTGATAAAATAAAGAAAGTGAATATACAGGAGTGTCCCGAGCTCAATGAGATACAACAGCCCCTCTGTCGCTGGTATGTACAATGA
- the LOC141041451 gene encoding uncharacterized protein, with the protein MALVPYGEGAGGSASMAMPMLTVDNYTVWAIKVQAILDVHTVWEAVAPGDAAVNARKDKMARALLLGALPEDVLLQVSMKLTAREVWDSLKVRFVGADRVRVARLATLRGEFDRLKMADGDELDVYGGRLAAMAARYANPGETLGDAALVKKLLDTVPDQLFPVVAGIEQFHDVTTMAFDEALGRLRAFDERVRRRRQDGGERGGEQLLMSAAQWAARERRHGGARDDDDNKSVASSSGDNRRGRCYKCGERGHFKRDCPKLRKAAAAEQALLVNGSVDDDGLL; encoded by the coding sequence ATGGCGCTCGTCCCTTATGGCGAAGGCGCAGGCGGATCGGCGTCGATGGCGATGCCGATGCTCACGGTGGACAACTACACCGTCTGGGCGATCAAGGTGCAGGCCATCCTCGACGTGCACACCGTGTGGGAGGCGGTGGCGCCGGGCGATGCAGCAGTGAACGCGCGGAAGGACAAGATGGCGCGCGCGTTGCTGCTCGGAGCGCTACCGGAGGACGTGTTGCTGCAGGTGTCGATGAAGCTCACCGCCAGGGAGGTATGGGACTCCTTGAAGGTGAGGTTCGTCGGTGCCGATCGGGTCCGCGTGGCGAGGCTGGCGACGCTGCGCGGCGAATTCGACCGCCTGAAGATGGCGGATGGCGACGAGCTCGACGTGTACGGCGGGAGGCtcgcggcgatggcggcgaggtACGCCAACCCCGGGGAGACGCTGGGCGACGCGGCGCTCGTCAAGAAGCTGCTGGATACGGTGCCGGATCAGCTCTTTCCCGTCGTCGCCGGCATCGAGCAGTTCCACGACGTGACCACGATGGCGTTCGACGAGGCGCTTGGGCGGCTGCGCGCGTTCGACGAGCGGGTTCGGCGCCGTCGACAAGACGGCGGCGAGCGCGGGGGTGAGCAGCTCCTCATGTCGGCGGCACAGTGGGCAGCGCGCGAGCGTCGACACGGCGGTGCTcgggacgacgacgacaacaagAGCGTGGCATCGAGCAGCGGCGATAACCGGCGCGGGCGCTGCTACAAGTGTGGCGAGCGCGGCCACTTCAAGAGGGACTGCCCCAAGCTGAGGAAGGCGGCAGCGGCGGAGCAGGCGCTGCTGGTGAACGGCAGCGTCGACGACGACGGACTCCTCTAG